The Styela clava chromosome 13, kaStyClav1.hap1.2, whole genome shotgun sequence genome has a window encoding:
- the LOC120332911 gene encoding uncharacterized protein LOC120332911 → MIWPKYFLFTKIIRLVTVIMLLAITSQLIFLPCSRLNIRYNMNRRAQVPINIDENDYSNSQEVDKIFRLLSMHEWRKETFKKVKFLEGTNEFCPEWAQELDWKGPTAKPLIQLDPTRIIYPANRNGPSFELISLQEAIFIGMVTNRTVVIPSFRPLTSDIESIYEIDLPASLRVDLKILSQLVSLTTVDKMQRLCHKSFDIGFQQSDAPCNFCNFLEETSGMSLNSSYKHLFGHDHFTYMRIWSKKYESKCIPPLLPVRRIHFKSSFSLRNIKGQFRSDTPCAVLINTYKSPSKLSRKANQDILQKAMKNLSSVTQEDVYGANLETKYKLIEVFTQRPRYVRELASEFIMEVMKNQAYLALHWGYDFESECRSHNNFCFESETLGTANLSEAILLAGTKFGVEEVFKDISTNCQTPERVNFYLVAGANDSEEIKHQIEDANFQREFFRKIAKNEYYKDQRCWNIELFNKFDLYRFIISKYPEQKCSAIWQDIHELMDMVENELCKQSEVFIYSPKSVWSEVAMQTRINNLPIWAVFSEIDELTNIS, encoded by the exons ATGATATGGCCAAAATATTTCTTATTCACGAAAATAATACGGCTAGTCAcggttattatgttgttggcAATTACATCACAGTTAATATTCTTACCTTGTTCACGACTGAATATTCGCTACAATATGAACAGAAGAGCACAAGTACCCATCAATATTGACGAGAACG ACTATTCCAATTCTCAAGAAGTTGATAAAATATTCAGACTACTTTCTATGCATGAATGGAGAAAagaaacctttaaaaaagttaaatTCCTGGAG GGAACAAACGAATTTTGCCCAGAATGGGCGCAAGAATTAGATTGGAAGGGACCAACTGCCAAACCCCTGATACAATTAGACCCAACTAGAATAATTTATCCAGCCAATCGCAATGGACCGAGCTTTGAATTGATTTCATTACAAGAAGCAATATTTATTGGAATGGTTACAAACAG GACAGTAGTCATTCCATCTTTCCGACCACTAACGTCTGATATAGAATCAATTTACGAAATCGACTTACCTGCTTCATTGAGAGTTGATCTGAAAATTCTTTCTCAGTTGGTATCCCTGACAACAGTGGATAAAATGCAACGATTGTGTCATAAAAGTTTTGACATTGGATTTCAG CAATCGGACGCACCTTGTAACTTTTGTAATTTCTTGGAGGAAACAAGCGGAATGTCTCTCAATTCCTCATATAAACATTTATTTGGGCATGATCATTTCACTTACATGAGAATTTGGTCAAAGAAATATGAATCCAAATGCATACCACCTCTCCTACCCGTTCGAAGAATACACTTTAAAAGTTCGTTCTCTCTTCGAAATATTAAAGGTCAATTTCG TTCCGATACGCCTTGTGCAGTGCTTATCAATACCTACAAAAGTCCTTCAAAGTTGTCACGAAAGGCAAACCAAGATATTTTACAGAAAGCAATGAAAAACTTATCGTCTGTAACCCAAGAAGACGTATATGGTGCCAATTTAGAAACAAAGTATAAACTGATAGAAGTCTTCACACAAAGACCTAGATATGTTCGAGAATTAGCATCAGAATTTATTATGGAAGTGATGAAAAATCAAGCATACCTGGCTTTGCATTGGGG ATACGACTTTGAGTCCGAATGTCGTTCACACAACAACTTTTGTTTTGAATCGGAGACACTTGGAACAGCAAACCTATCAGAGGCAATCTTGCTTGCTGGCACAAAATTCGGTGTTGAGGAG GTGTTCAAAGATATATCAACAAACTGCCAAACGCCGGAAAGAGTCAATTTTTATTTGGTAGCCGGTGCTAATGACTCCGAGGAA ATAAAACATCAGATTGAAGATGCCAATTTTCAACGAGAGTTTTTTCGAAAGATTGCAAAAAACGAATATTACAAAGATCAACGATGCTGGAATATTGAACTATTCAATAAATTTGATCTTTATCGATTTATTATCTCAAAATATCCAGAGCAAAAATGTTCTGCAATCTGGCAAGATATACACGAACTCATGGATATGGTAGAGAATGAATTATGCAAACAGAGTGAAGTATTCATCTATTCACCTAAATCAGTGTGGTCAGAAGTTGCCATGCAAACCAGAATTAATAATTTGCCAATTTGGGCAGTATTTTCAGAGATTGATGAACTGACTAATATATCCTAA